A single Corynebacterium stationis DNA region contains:
- a CDS encoding DIP1281 family NlpC/P60 protein, giving the protein MATTSSKRTRRMRAALAAVACTLSVSLISTTTPAVAEENTSAIEKLQGVLNGDVSVASLAGAIADVQEEIARLEGELGEFRERANQALVDLQDARNLSEQARRGTLAARSELDDAQVDVEGAQEKLDEISRSAYRRANTSESVTSAAGGDAREDMLTRQSFLRSQAEKQQSTVTELERVRTEKSNKESQLRKAEQLAVEREANAEAAEDEARAVLEQNQTRVSEVSSEHEKLVALQQEAQAALSSARGEEPSDSESPTEAKGTSSGESPASTSEASEPSVASETSATPATSTTEETSAPEAAATSESDSASETAEPADASSSQEIPAQSSTQNYSAAVAPSAAGTPGDAPAQAEPSQGSSVDGDQAAQLAGLAVGAAAAIIAASQPELSVDSVSGGADTSSTDATSEALVAGSSALFPQQGPAEESSSAAELAGVLEDLPTASSVEESAAAELGDASRSEKIEAVIARAESQIGVPYAWGGGDANGPTKGIRDGGVADSFGDYNKVGFDCSGLMIYAFAGVGISLPHFTGYQYNKGQRISPQEMERGDLIFYGPSGNHHVAIYLGDGMMLEAPQSGQTVTKSPVRWSGMSEYAVRLL; this is encoded by the coding sequence GTGGCCACCACCTCTTCCAAGCGCACGCGTCGTATGCGGGCAGCCCTAGCAGCTGTCGCGTGTACGCTCAGCGTTTCGCTGATATCCACAACAACCCCAGCGGTTGCTGAAGAAAACACTTCCGCTATCGAAAAGCTTCAAGGTGTCTTAAACGGCGATGTTTCGGTTGCTTCTTTGGCCGGTGCGATTGCCGATGTCCAGGAAGAAATTGCCCGCCTGGAAGGCGAACTTGGTGAATTCCGTGAGCGTGCCAACCAGGCTCTGGTTGACTTGCAGGACGCGCGCAACCTTTCTGAGCAAGCACGACGCGGAACCCTTGCTGCTCGCAGTGAGCTTGACGATGCCCAGGTAGACGTCGAAGGCGCACAAGAAAAGCTGGACGAGATTTCTCGTTCGGCTTATCGTCGTGCCAATACCTCAGAGTCTGTCACCAGTGCTGCTGGTGGCGATGCCCGGGAAGACATGCTCACGCGCCAGAGTTTCCTGCGCTCCCAAGCAGAAAAGCAGCAGAGTACCGTTACTGAATTGGAACGGGTACGCACCGAGAAGTCCAATAAGGAATCTCAGCTGCGCAAGGCTGAGCAATTAGCGGTTGAGCGTGAAGCTAATGCCGAAGCAGCTGAAGATGAAGCTCGCGCTGTGCTGGAACAAAACCAAACGCGCGTCAGCGAAGTTTCCTCTGAGCATGAAAAGCTGGTCGCTCTTCAGCAAGAGGCACAAGCGGCATTATCCTCGGCACGTGGTGAAGAACCTTCGGATTCTGAATCACCTACGGAGGCTAAAGGGACGAGCTCTGGCGAGTCTCCTGCATCGACAAGCGAAGCATCAGAGCCTTCGGTAGCGTCGGAAACATCCGCAACGCCTGCAACGTCAACGACTGAAGAAACCTCCGCGCCGGAAGCTGCTGCGACCAGTGAATCTGACTCGGCTAGTGAAACCGCCGAGCCTGCAGACGCTTCTTCGTCCCAGGAAATTCCTGCGCAGTCTTCCACGCAGAATTACTCCGCGGCTGTAGCGCCTTCAGCTGCTGGAACACCAGGCGATGCTCCAGCACAGGCTGAGCCAAGTCAAGGCAGCAGTGTTGATGGTGACCAGGCAGCGCAATTGGCGGGTCTAGCCGTAGGTGCAGCAGCGGCAATTATTGCTGCTTCCCAGCCGGAGCTTTCTGTCGATTCGGTATCAGGTGGTGCAGATACTTCCTCTACAGATGCAACATCCGAAGCATTGGTCGCTGGCAGCAGTGCGCTATTTCCACAACAAGGACCTGCAGAAGAATCTAGCTCCGCAGCTGAATTGGCTGGCGTCTTAGAAGATCTGCCAACCGCAAGCTCCGTGGAAGAGTCCGCAGCAGCAGAGCTTGGCGATGCCTCCCGCAGCGAGAAGATCGAAGCGGTCATCGCACGTGCTGAGTCGCAAATCGGCGTTCCTTATGCCTGGGGCGGCGGCGATGCGAATGGTCCTACCAAGGGTATTCGCGACGGAGGCGTTGCCGATTCCTTCGGTGACTACAACAAGGTCGGTTTCGACTGCTCTGGTTTGATGATCTACGCCTTTGCTGGCGTTGGCATCTCGCTGCCGCACTTTACTGGCTACCAGTACAACAAGGGCCAGCGCATTAGTCCGCAAGAGATGGAACGCGGCGACCTGATTTTCTATGGCCCTAGTGGCAATCACCACGTCGCTATCTACTTGGGCGACGGCATGATGCTGGAAGCCCCACAGTCCGGTCAGACCGTAACCAAGAGCCCGGTTCGCTGGTCTGGAATGTCAGAATACGCAGTTCGTCTGCTCTAA
- a CDS encoding DUF6676 family protein yields the protein MITEGVDIPNLSAQLAEDGVAFSNPDLATNAEIQDPIVSTLQDSHGIAVVDVYPTRLADARDIAQELQDATGLDTVVVQTVRNVSAVSDTYSRAAIEATQGDIPQGVNQVELLDRFYAGVDPFGVPWPLIVAMVVVALVLTGLFVYRSVIQK from the coding sequence ATGATTACAGAGGGCGTTGACATCCCCAACCTTTCTGCACAGCTCGCGGAAGATGGCGTGGCGTTTTCAAACCCCGATCTTGCTACCAATGCAGAGATTCAAGACCCAATCGTTTCCACCCTCCAGGATTCACACGGCATAGCTGTTGTTGATGTTTACCCAACACGGCTTGCCGACGCGCGAGATATTGCACAAGAACTTCAAGATGCAACCGGGCTAGATACTGTCGTCGTGCAAACCGTGCGTAACGTATCTGCAGTCAGCGACACCTACTCGCGTGCGGCTATCGAAGCGACCCAGGGTGATATACCGCAAGGCGTAAATCAAGTTGAGTTACTTGACCGGTTTTATGCCGGCGTCGATCCCTTCGGTGTTCCCTGGCCGCTGATTGTGGCGATGGTTGTTGTCGCCCTCGTTCTCACGGGACTGTTTGTTTATAGGTCTGTTATCCAAAAGTAA
- a CDS encoding ferrochelatase encodes MTESSPNPRDYDALLVLSFGGPESNEEVVPFLENVTRGRGIPRERLVEVGEHYFHFNGKSPLNDLNREIIDHVEKELKSRGIDMPVYFGNRNWHPLAEDTAEQMVADGVRSALVIATSAWGGYSACRQYNEDIVRVQQHLEDKNLPNIDMVKLRHFFSHPAFIEENAKALQEAIAAVDEDKRDNMRVLFTAHSVPTAHDEVGGGEDNPYLYSRQVAEAARLVAEAAGVEEYDVVWQSRSGNPRTPWLEPDIVDHTEAIHAESGVKAVVVSPIGFISDHMEVIWDLDTELVDAAQELGVQVSRAYTVGPKDSFAAMIVDLIEENTAGRKPEILGDVSVQGRTKNGNPCAAGCCDIWALKQAKTSA; translated from the coding sequence ATGACCGAATCATCCCCAAACCCCCGTGATTATGATGCCCTCCTCGTACTTTCCTTCGGTGGCCCGGAAAGTAATGAGGAGGTCGTTCCATTTCTAGAGAACGTAACGCGTGGACGCGGTATTCCACGCGAGCGCTTAGTAGAAGTAGGAGAGCACTATTTCCACTTCAACGGCAAAAGCCCGCTCAATGACCTCAACCGCGAAATCATTGACCATGTAGAAAAGGAGCTGAAGTCCCGCGGTATCGATATGCCCGTGTACTTCGGCAACCGTAACTGGCACCCGCTAGCCGAAGATACTGCTGAGCAAATGGTTGCAGACGGTGTTCGCTCCGCGCTAGTAATCGCCACTTCTGCGTGGGGCGGATATTCTGCGTGTCGTCAGTACAACGAAGATATCGTGCGTGTGCAGCAACACTTGGAAGATAAAAACCTTCCCAATATTGACATGGTCAAGCTGCGCCATTTCTTCTCACACCCAGCCTTCATCGAAGAAAACGCGAAGGCTTTGCAGGAAGCTATCGCTGCCGTCGACGAAGACAAGCGCGATAATATGCGCGTGCTCTTTACAGCGCACTCCGTTCCAACGGCCCACGATGAAGTCGGTGGCGGGGAGGATAATCCTTATCTTTACTCGCGCCAGGTTGCTGAAGCAGCTCGCTTAGTCGCTGAGGCCGCCGGCGTTGAGGAGTATGACGTGGTGTGGCAGTCACGCTCCGGTAATCCACGCACGCCGTGGCTGGAGCCCGATATTGTTGATCACACCGAGGCAATCCATGCCGAAAGTGGCGTGAAGGCGGTTGTGGTTTCTCCGATCGGCTTTATCTCCGATCACATGGAAGTCATTTGGGATCTGGACACAGAGCTTGTCGATGCAGCCCAGGAGCTTGGAGTACAGGTTTCCCGCGCGTATACCGTGGGTCCTAAAGATTCCTTCGCCGCGATGATTGTCGATTTGATCGAGGAAAACACCGCAGGCCGCAAGCCTGAAATCTTAGGCGATGTCAGCGTGCAAGGACGCACGAAAAATGGCAACCCCTGCGCCGCAGGCTGCTGTGACATCTGGGCATTAAAGCAAGCTAAGACTTCTGCCTAA